The window TCTGTTGATGCGTCATCACATATGATGAGCTCCCAATTGTCATATGTTTGATGAAGAATGGATTCAATACTTTCTTCTACTGTGTCTTGGCAATTGTAGACGCCCATGATGATAGACACCTTTGGCTTACGCATGCTCACATCACCTTCTCTGCTTGATCCATATAGGTTGTATAAATTTCTTCCATAGCACTCACCGCCTGCTCCTGTGCAAATGCATGCGCTAAGGAGCGTCCCGCTTTCCCCATGAGGGGCAGCTGATCCCTTTTGTGATAGAGCTGGTGCAAATATTCAGCCAAGCCATTTACATCATGCGGTTTGACTAAAAAACCATTCACGCCGTGTCTGATCAGCTCACAGTGTCCTCTATTCTCCGTTGCAATGACTGGTTTTTCCGCAGACATCGCTTCAAGCAGATTCATGCCGAGCCCTTCTCTCAGACTAGTCGACACACATACATCACTCATATGCATCCATTCCTCGATTTGTTTGCAAAAACCAGCAAAGTGGACATGCTTTTCAAGATGGAGCCCGCAAACCAGCTTTTCATACATCGGCCTCATTGTGCCTTCCCCGGCAAACACGATCTTCACATTTGATATTTTCCTATATAGCTGTGCACATGCTTTGATGAGCATCCCTTGGTTTTTATTCGCATTTAATTCGCCAGCACACAGCACAATAAAATCTTCCGAGGAAAAGCCATAGACTGCACGAAGACGCTGCTTCTCTTTTTCATCAACTGGGGCAAATCGCTTCATATCCACCCCCGTACCGGGAACATAATAGACAGATGCCCGCTCTTTTGATAGACGATCTGCTCTTTTAAAATCCTCTCCATTAATGGTGATCAGAGCGTCTGTATGGCGGGCGAGCCATCGCTCAATTGGATAATAGAGCAGCCAGTTTTGAAGCGGCGCCCCCTGCCAAAAGTGAAAGCCATGTGCTGTGTAAAGAACCTTCGTCCCTTTTTTGCGCGTGCTTTTGGCTGCAAGTCTGCCAATGACACTTCCCATTGGTGTGTGACAATGGATGAAGTCGTAGTGCTCTTTCGCTAACAGCTTCTTCAACTCCACATACGCAAACCGGTTGTGCACATGAAAAGGGGAGCGCTGAATCGGAATTGAGTGCGCTTGATCCACATAGGGCAGCTCCAGCTGACCATTTGCTGCTGTATGCACTTCCCATCCTTGTTCCTGAAACCACCGGAAATAGGGAAGGTGAAATGCCTTAAAATGATAGTCAACCGTTGCGCAAAACAAGACTTTTTTCTTCATTGGCAAGCGCTTCCTCCTCTCTGGTCATCTGTTCAGACAACAAATCATGCGATTCGATGGCAGCAAACAATGCTTCTCTCATTTGCTCTTCACTCATCATGTCAAATTCATGGATAAAGCGGTTCAGCACATATGGATCACCATCCAGCGCATGGCCGATATGAATTTTCGGAAAAATTTGTTCCTGTGCTTTTTCATGCTGGTTGAGTAATTCTTCATACATTTTCTCCCCAGGACGAATGCCTGTGAACGTGATCGGAATCTGGTCTGTGGTATAGCCTGAGAGGTGAATGAGGTTTTCTGCGAGGTCAACAATTTTCACTGGCTCCCCCATATCTAATACAAAAATCTGTCTTCCTTCTGCCAATGCACCCGCCTGAATGACAAGCCTTGATGCTTCTGGAATGGTCATAAAATACCTTGTCATCGCTGGGTGCGTGACCGTGACCGGCCCGCCTTGTTCGATCTGTTTCTTAAAAATAGGGATGACGCTTCCCCTGCTTCCGAGTACATTTCCAAACCGAACCGCTACAAATTTTGTTTCACTGCCTGCCCCCATTTGCATGATCAGCATTTCAGCAAACCGCTTTGTGGCGCCCATCACATTGGCAGGATTGACCGCTTTGTCAGAGGAAATGAGGACGAATGTTTCAATGCCGTGCTCATGTGCAGCTTCTGCGACATTTTTTGTCCCGATAATATTGTTTTTCACTGCTTCTTTTGGACTGATCTCCATGAGCGGGACATGCTTATGTGCCGCGGCATGATAAATCATATCCGGCTGAAACTGACCAACGATTTCACTCATTTTCTGTTTATCTTGGATATCTGCAATTTGTGGATAGAGACTGATGGTGTCCCCATAAATTTCTTTCAGCTCTAGTAAAATAGAATGAATGCTAAATTCCCCGTGTCCCACAAGCACAATCGCTTGAGGAGCAAACACACAAATTTGACGACAGATTTCTGACCCAATCGATCCGCCTGCCCCTGTGACCATAATCGTTTTCCCCTTTAAATGGACAGATAGACGGCTTGAATCTAATTGAATCGGTTCTCTTCCGAGTAAATCCTCTGGCTGTACATCCCGTAATTGATTCAGCGCATGAGTTCCTTTTAAAATCTGCTCCATCTCTGGCATGATCTGCGTTTTGACCCCAGTCGCTACGCATTCCTTATACAGCCCTTTTAAGGTATGGCTGCTTTTGGACGGAATGGCGATGATGATCTTTTGAATATCCATCATCACAACAGCTGTTTGAATCTGTTCTTTTCCCCCTAGAACAGGCAGTCCCATGATTTCAAGCTTATGCTTCGTCTTGTCATCATCTATGAAGGCGACTGGTTCAATATGTACATCACTCGATTGCTGAAGCTGACGAACGATGATGGTCCCGGCTGATCCGGCGCCAATGATTAAGGCCCGCTCCTTTTCTACCTGCAGCCGCTTTGCACCATCATGAAATAGCCGGGAGGCCATTCGAGATGCACCGATGAATAATACGTGGAAAAGCCACACAATGAACAAAAACCGAAAGGGCCATGTCTGCACGAAAAGGTACAGCATTGCCATTGAAAATAAAAAAGAACACACAAAGGTCTTCATTA is drawn from Bacillus pumilus and contains these coding sequences:
- a CDS encoding polysaccharide biosynthesis protein: MTYAQRLSIIVALDSYLILVAVFFGFQFVQEAALTVYTFEMLVISSLSLLIGHHLFSYIFHVYKQVWAYTGVRELFSLMKTFVCSFLFSMAMLYLFVQTWPFRFLFIVWLFHVLFIGASRMASRLFHDGAKRLQVEKERALIIGAGSAGTIIVRQLQQSSDVHIEPVAFIDDDKTKHKLEIMGLPVLGGKEQIQTAVVMMDIQKIIIAIPSKSSHTLKGLYKECVATGVKTQIMPEMEQILKGTHALNQLRDVQPEDLLGREPIQLDSSRLSVHLKGKTIMVTGAGGSIGSEICRQICVFAPQAIVLVGHGEFSIHSILLELKEIYGDTISLYPQIADIQDKQKMSEIVGQFQPDMIYHAAAHKHVPLMEISPKEAVKNNIIGTKNVAEAAHEHGIETFVLISSDKAVNPANVMGATKRFAEMLIMQMGAGSETKFVAVRFGNVLGSRGSVIPIFKKQIEQGGPVTVTHPAMTRYFMTIPEASRLVIQAGALAEGRQIFVLDMGEPVKIVDLAENLIHLSGYTTDQIPITFTGIRPGEKMYEELLNQHEKAQEQIFPKIHIGHALDGDPYVLNRFIHEFDMMSEEQMREALFAAIESHDLLSEQMTREEEALANEEKSLVLRNG
- a CDS encoding glycosyltransferase family 4 protein yields the protein MKKKVLFCATVDYHFKAFHLPYFRWFQEQGWEVHTAANGQLELPYVDQAHSIPIQRSPFHVHNRFAYVELKKLLAKEHYDFIHCHTPMGSVIGRLAAKSTRKKGTKVLYTAHGFHFWQGAPLQNWLLYYPIERWLARHTDALITINGEDFKRADRLSKERASVYYVPGTGVDMKRFAPVDEKEKQRLRAVYGFSSEDFIVLCAGELNANKNQGMLIKACAQLYRKISNVKIVFAGEGTMRPMYEKLVCGLHLEKHVHFAGFCKQIEEWMHMSDVCVSTSLREGLGMNLLEAMSAEKPVIATENRGHCELIRHGVNGFLVKPHDVNGLAEYLHQLYHKRDQLPLMGKAGRSLAHAFAQEQAVSAMEEIYTTYMDQAEKVM